A window from Bordetella petrii encodes these proteins:
- a CDS encoding zinc-dependent peptidase: protein MLRWLRGRGAAASAVAQVQARIEPEVWARVLRAHPFLAVLDAAESSQLQARAAWLLASKNLNGARGLAPDDFMRLSIAAQAALPILNLPPTLYEGWDEIIVYPEGFSIPRVQQDEAGVVHEYDEAAAGEAWDGGPVILSWADALPSGTAFNVVIHEFAHKLDLSSGHADGMPDLGAHPGLAPRTWRRVLDDSLDRFIAALDAIEAAIPPDMDPESEAADAWYGQLPLDPYAASDEAEFFAVSSEHFFVDPAPLAQALPEWYGLLQAYYRQDPLARLARPAGQRPA from the coding sequence ATGTTGCGATGGCTGAGAGGCCGGGGGGCAGCCGCCTCGGCGGTGGCCCAGGTGCAGGCCCGCATCGAGCCCGAGGTGTGGGCCCGGGTGCTGCGGGCGCACCCCTTCCTGGCGGTGCTGGACGCGGCCGAAAGCAGCCAGCTGCAGGCACGCGCAGCCTGGCTGCTGGCCAGCAAGAACCTCAACGGCGCGCGCGGCCTGGCGCCCGATGACTTCATGCGCCTGTCGATCGCCGCCCAGGCGGCGCTGCCCATCCTGAACCTGCCGCCCACCCTGTACGAAGGCTGGGACGAGATCATCGTGTACCCCGAAGGCTTCTCGATCCCGCGCGTGCAGCAGGACGAGGCGGGCGTGGTGCACGAATACGACGAGGCCGCCGCGGGCGAAGCCTGGGACGGCGGCCCGGTGATCCTGTCGTGGGCCGACGCGCTGCCCAGCGGCACCGCCTTCAATGTCGTCATCCACGAATTTGCCCATAAACTGGATCTTTCCTCGGGCCATGCCGACGGCATGCCCGACCTGGGCGCCCACCCTGGCCTGGCGCCGCGCACCTGGCGGCGCGTGCTGGACGACAGCCTGGACCGCTTCATCGCCGCGCTCGACGCGATCGAGGCGGCGATTCCGCCCGATATGGATCCCGAAAGCGAGGCCGCCGACGCCTGGTATGGCCAATTGCCGCTGGACCCCTATGCGGCGTCCGACGAAGCGGAGTTCTTCGCCGTCAGTTCGGAGCACTTTTTTGTCGATCCGGCGCCGCTGGCCCAGGCGCTGCCCGAATGGTATGGGCTGCTGCAGGCTTATTACCGGCAGGATCCCCTGGCGCGCCTGGCACGGCCGGCCGGACAGAGGCCGGCATGA
- a CDS encoding ABC transporter ATP-binding protein: MDDIILETKGLTKEFLGFVAVNGVDLRVKRGQIHALIGPNGAGKTTCFNLLTKFLAPTSGQILFNGHDITGERPAQIARRGIIRSFQISAVFPHLSVLENVRIGLQRKTGLSFHFWRSEKQLSTLDAKARELLEQVDLGAFADETTINLPYGRKRALEIATTLAMEPELMLLDEPTQGMGHEDVDRVTQLIKQVSQGRTILMVEHNMNVVSSIADTITVLARGAVLAEGPYAEVSRHPAVMQAYMGTTEGELQGAHA, translated from the coding sequence ATGGATGACATTATCCTGGAGACAAAAGGCCTTACAAAAGAATTCCTCGGCTTCGTTGCCGTCAACGGAGTCGATCTGCGCGTCAAGCGCGGCCAGATCCATGCCCTTATCGGCCCCAATGGCGCAGGCAAGACCACCTGTTTCAATCTGCTGACCAAATTCCTGGCGCCCACTTCGGGCCAGATCCTGTTCAACGGCCATGACATCACCGGCGAGCGCCCGGCCCAGATCGCGCGGCGCGGCATCATCCGCTCGTTCCAGATCTCGGCCGTGTTCCCGCACCTGAGCGTGCTGGAAAACGTGCGCATCGGCCTGCAGCGCAAGACCGGCCTGTCGTTTCATTTCTGGCGCAGCGAAAAGCAGCTGTCCACGCTCGACGCCAAGGCGCGCGAGCTGCTCGAACAGGTCGACCTGGGCGCCTTCGCCGACGAAACCACCATCAACCTGCCCTACGGGCGCAAGCGCGCGCTGGAAATCGCCACCACGCTGGCCATGGAACCCGAACTGATGCTGCTCGACGAGCCCACCCAGGGCATGGGCCACGAAGACGTAGACCGCGTCACCCAGCTGATCAAGCAGGTCAGCCAGGGCCGCACCATCCTGATGGTTGAACACAATATGAACGTCGTGTCGTCCATCGCCGACACCATCACCGTGCTGGCGCGCGGCGCCGTGCTGGCCGAAGGGCCTTATGCGGAAGTGTCGCGACATCCTGCCGTGATGCAGGCCTACATGGGCACCACCGAGGGGGAACTGCAAGGAGCGCACGCATGA
- the rsxB gene encoding electron transport complex subunit RsxB, whose amino-acid sequence MPCLSLADRIDALLPQTQCTKCGYDGCRPYAQAIADGAAAINRCPPGGDDGVAALAALLDTAVLPLDLSRGAPGPLTVARIDEAHCIGCTLCIRACPVDAIVGANKRMHTVLADWCTGCDLCVAPCPVDCIDMVPAGRAWTPADAQAGRQRHQARQVRLARETADNARLMAAPAELAAAPRPAASPPDGDARKRAAIESALARARARRTATPT is encoded by the coding sequence ATGCCCTGTCTTTCCCTTGCCGACCGTATCGACGCCCTGCTGCCGCAAACGCAGTGCACCAAATGCGGCTACGACGGCTGCCGGCCATACGCCCAGGCCATTGCCGACGGCGCCGCCGCCATCAACCGCTGCCCGCCCGGCGGCGATGACGGCGTCGCCGCGCTGGCGGCGTTGCTCGACACCGCGGTGCTGCCGCTGGATCTGTCGCGCGGCGCGCCCGGCCCGCTGACCGTGGCGCGCATCGACGAAGCCCACTGCATCGGCTGTACGCTGTGCATCCGCGCCTGCCCGGTGGATGCCATCGTGGGCGCCAACAAGCGCATGCACACCGTGCTGGCCGACTGGTGCACCGGCTGCGACCTGTGCGTGGCCCCCTGCCCGGTCGACTGCATCGACATGGTGCCGGCCGGCCGGGCCTGGACCCCCGCCGATGCGCAGGCCGGCCGCCAGCGCCACCAAGCCCGCCAGGTCCGCCTGGCGCGCGAAACAGCCGACAACGCGCGCCTGATGGCCGCCCCGGCCGAACTCGCCGCCGCGCCGCGCCCGGCCGCCTCCCCCCCGGACGGCGACGCCCGCAAGCGCGCCGCCATCGAATCCGCCCTGGCCCGCGCCCGGGCCCGACGCACCGCCACGCCGACATGA
- a CDS encoding polyhydroxyalkanoate depolymerase, which translates to MLYHLHELQRAFLTPFAAFTDASSQLFSSPFSPLAYTPLSRQLAASCELMHRLGKEYQKPAWNLPATRVDGRELRVTESVALEKPFCRLLHFQRAARRADPRVLLVAPLSGHHATLLRDTVRALLPAHDVYVTDWLDARMVPLSQGPFHLDDYVRYIQEFIRHLGPDVHVISVCQPTVPVLAAIALMASANDPLQPRSMVMMGGPIDPRQSPTQVNRLATTKPYSWFESQLIDTVPARYPGAGRRVYPGFLQHAGFVAMNPDRHLKSHYDFYLDLLRGDDSDAAAHRRFYDEYNAVLDMPAEFYLDTIRVVFQEFRLPNGTWQVDGQAVRPADIKKVALLSIEGELDDISGQGQTRAAIDLCRGIPAARKRHYTAPGCGHYGIFSGRRWREMICPKIAEFIRQA; encoded by the coding sequence ATGCTGTATCACTTGCACGAACTGCAACGGGCCTTCCTGACGCCCTTTGCCGCATTCACCGACGCCAGTTCGCAGTTGTTCTCCAGTCCGTTCAGCCCGCTGGCCTACACGCCCCTTTCGCGGCAGTTGGCGGCCAGCTGTGAACTCATGCACCGGCTGGGCAAGGAATACCAGAAACCCGCCTGGAACCTGCCGGCCACCCGCGTCGACGGCCGCGAACTGCGCGTGACCGAGTCGGTTGCGCTCGAAAAACCCTTCTGTCGCCTGCTGCATTTCCAGCGCGCCGCCCGCCGCGCCGACCCGCGCGTGCTGCTGGTGGCGCCGCTGTCGGGCCACCATGCCACGCTGCTGCGCGATACCGTGCGCGCCCTGCTGCCCGCCCATGACGTGTACGTCACCGACTGGCTCGATGCGCGCATGGTGCCGCTGTCGCAGGGGCCGTTCCACCTGGACGACTATGTGCGCTACATCCAGGAATTCATCCGCCACCTGGGGCCCGACGTCCATGTGATATCGGTGTGCCAGCCCACCGTGCCGGTGCTGGCCGCCATCGCCCTGATGGCCTCCGCCAACGATCCGCTGCAGCCGCGCAGCATGGTGATGATGGGCGGCCCCATCGACCCGCGCCAGTCGCCCACCCAGGTCAACCGGCTGGCCACCACCAAGCCTTATTCCTGGTTCGAAAGCCAGCTGATCGACACCGTGCCGGCGCGCTACCCCGGCGCCGGCCGCCGCGTCTACCCCGGTTTCCTGCAGCATGCCGGTTTCGTCGCCATGAACCCCGACCGCCACCTGAAATCGCACTACGACTTCTACCTGGACCTGCTGCGCGGCGACGACAGCGACGCGGCCGCGCACCGGCGCTTCTACGACGAATACAACGCAGTGCTGGACATGCCCGCCGAGTTCTACCTGGACACGATCCGGGTGGTGTTCCAGGAATTCCGGCTGCCCAACGGCACCTGGCAGGTCGACGGCCAGGCCGTGCGACCGGCCGATATCAAGAAAGTGGCCCTGCTCAGCATCGAGGGCGAGCTCGACGATATCTCCGGGCAGGGGCAAACCCGCGCGGCCATCGACCTGTGCCGCGGCATACCGGCCGCCCGCAAGCGCCACTACACCGCGCCCGGCTGCGGCCACTACGGGATTTTCTCGGGCCGCCGCTGGCGCGAAATGATCTGTCCTAAAATCGCGGAATTCATCCGCCAGGCATAG
- a CDS encoding RidA family protein, translating into MSSIKRVNVEKRLSDMAVYNGVAYLAGQVPDDASLDMAGQTRQVLATIDRLLAEAGSDKSKILMAQIFVANMKEFDAMNQAWDAWVAPGNAPPRATVEARLANPDFKVEIVVTAAAG; encoded by the coding sequence ATGAGCAGCATCAAGCGCGTCAATGTGGAAAAACGGCTGTCGGACATGGCCGTATACAACGGCGTGGCCTATCTGGCCGGGCAGGTGCCCGACGACGCCTCGCTGGACATGGCCGGCCAGACCCGCCAGGTCCTGGCCACCATCGACCGCCTGCTGGCCGAGGCCGGCAGCGACAAGAGCAAGATCCTGATGGCCCAGATCTTCGTGGCCAACATGAAAGAGTTCGACGCCATGAACCAGGCCTGGGACGCCTGGGTGGCTCCCGGCAATGCGCCGCCGCGCGCCACCGTGGAAGCGCGCCTGGCCAACCCGGATTTCAAGGTCGAGATCGTGGTGACGGCCGCCGCCGGCTGA
- a CDS encoding branched-chain amino acid ABC transporter permease, with product MIDLFGIPLQALLGQLLLGLVNGSFYAMLSLGLAVIFGLLNVINFAHGSLYMLGAFVAWMGLSYLGLNYWIMLILAPLVVGLFGIVIEKLLLKHLYKLDHLYGLLLTFGLTLLIEGLFRSFYGVSGQPYPTPDLLRGATNLGFMILPNYRGWIVVASITVCLTTWFVIERTRLGALLRAGTENPKLVEAFGVNVPRMVTLTYGFGVALAGFAGVLAAPVLQISPLMGSNLIIVVFAVVVIGGMGSILGAILTGLGLGVIEGLTKVFWPEASSTVVFIIMAIVLLLRPAGLFGKEK from the coding sequence ATGATCGACCTCTTCGGCATCCCCCTACAGGCCTTGCTCGGACAGCTGCTGCTGGGCCTGGTCAACGGGTCCTTCTACGCCATGCTGTCGCTGGGTTTGGCGGTCATTTTCGGACTGCTGAACGTCATCAATTTCGCGCACGGCTCGCTCTACATGCTGGGCGCCTTCGTCGCCTGGATGGGGCTGTCGTATCTGGGCCTGAACTACTGGATCATGCTGATCCTCGCCCCCCTGGTGGTGGGCCTGTTCGGCATCGTGATCGAAAAACTGCTGCTCAAGCACCTGTACAAGCTCGACCACCTGTACGGCCTGCTGCTCACTTTCGGCCTGACGCTGCTGATCGAAGGCCTGTTCCGCAGTTTCTATGGCGTGTCGGGCCAGCCCTACCCCACGCCCGACCTGCTGCGCGGCGCCACCAACCTGGGCTTCATGATCCTGCCCAATTACCGCGGCTGGATCGTCGTGGCCTCGATCACCGTGTGCCTGACCACCTGGTTCGTCATCGAACGCACGCGCCTGGGCGCCCTGCTGCGCGCCGGCACCGAGAATCCCAAGCTGGTCGAGGCATTCGGCGTGAATGTCCCGCGCATGGTGACCCTGACCTACGGCTTCGGCGTGGCGCTGGCCGGCTTTGCCGGCGTGCTGGCCGCGCCGGTGCTGCAGATTTCGCCCCTGATGGGCTCCAACCTGATCATCGTGGTGTTTGCCGTGGTGGTGATCGGCGGCATGGGATCCATCCTGGGCGCCATCCTCACCGGCCTGGGGCTGGGTGTGATCGAAGGCCTGACCAAGGTCTTCTGGCCCGAAGCCTCCAGCACCGTCGTATTCATCATCATGGCCATCGTCCTGTTGCTCCGCCCCGCCGGGCTGTTCGGAAAAGAGAAATGA
- the fdxA gene encoding ferredoxin FdxA yields the protein MTHVVTENCIKCKYTDCVDVCPVDCFREGPNFLVIDPDECIDCAVCIPECPANAIYAEEDVPQDQVQFIALNAELTPEFAPISRAKKPLPDADEWNGVQDKLQHLEK from the coding sequence ATGACCCACGTCGTTACCGAAAACTGTATCAAATGCAAGTACACCGATTGCGTCGACGTGTGCCCCGTGGACTGTTTCCGTGAAGGTCCGAACTTCCTGGTCATCGATCCCGACGAATGCATCGATTGCGCGGTCTGCATCCCCGAATGCCCGGCCAACGCCATTTACGCCGAAGAAGACGTGCCCCAGGACCAGGTCCAGTTCATCGCCCTGAACGCCGAACTGACCCCCGAATTCGCCCCCATCAGCCGCGCCAAGAAGCCGCTGCCCGACGCCGACGAATGGAACGGCGTGCAAGACAAGCTGCAACACCTGGAAAAATAG
- a CDS encoding ABC transporter substrate-binding protein: MKLHHITAALALAGLGFAGLPAQAQGISGDVIRIGFITDMSGVYSDIDGPAGVEAIRMAIADAGGAVNGKKIELVTADHQNKADIASSRAREWFDQEGLDVLIGGTNSATNLAMAAVAAEKKKPFISIGAGSSDLTNAQCTPYTIHYAYDTVALARGTGSAVVKNGGKTWFFLTADYAFGHALERDTTAVIKAAGGEVKGAVRAPLATADFSSFLLQAQASGAQILGLANAGGDTINSIKAANEFGVTQTMKMAGLLIFINDIHSLGLKTTQGMYLTDSWYWDQSDAARAWTKKFEAKVNRKPSSLQAADYSSVSFYLNGVKATGTDDADTLMKWMKSNKINDFYAKDGYVRKDGRMIHEMYLMQVKTPEESKGPWDYYKVVANLPGDEVYTKPSESACKLFKQ, translated from the coding sequence ATGAAGCTGCATCACATCACTGCCGCGCTGGCCCTGGCCGGCCTGGGATTTGCCGGGCTACCCGCCCAGGCGCAAGGCATCTCCGGCGACGTCATCCGCATCGGTTTCATTACAGACATGTCCGGCGTCTATTCCGACATCGACGGGCCGGCTGGCGTGGAGGCGATCCGCATGGCCATTGCCGACGCGGGCGGCGCCGTCAACGGCAAGAAGATCGAGCTGGTCACCGCCGACCACCAGAACAAGGCCGACATTGCTTCCAGCCGCGCGCGCGAATGGTTCGACCAGGAAGGCCTGGACGTGCTGATCGGCGGCACCAATTCCGCCACCAACCTGGCCATGGCCGCCGTCGCGGCCGAAAAGAAAAAGCCGTTCATCTCGATCGGCGCGGGCAGCTCTGACCTGACCAACGCGCAATGCACCCCCTACACCATCCACTACGCCTATGACACCGTCGCGCTGGCGCGCGGCACCGGTTCGGCGGTAGTGAAAAACGGCGGCAAGACCTGGTTCTTCCTGACCGCCGACTACGCTTTCGGCCATGCGCTCGAACGCGATACCACCGCCGTGATCAAGGCGGCCGGCGGCGAGGTCAAGGGCGCCGTGCGCGCGCCGCTGGCCACCGCCGACTTCTCGTCGTTCCTGCTGCAGGCGCAGGCCTCGGGCGCGCAGATCCTGGGTCTGGCCAATGCCGGCGGCGACACCATCAACTCCATCAAGGCCGCCAACGAGTTCGGCGTCACGCAGACCATGAAGATGGCCGGCCTGCTGATCTTCATCAACGACATCCACTCGCTGGGTCTCAAGACCACTCAGGGCATGTACCTGACCGACAGCTGGTACTGGGATCAATCCGACGCGGCGCGCGCCTGGACCAAGAAATTCGAAGCCAAGGTCAACCGCAAGCCGTCCAGCCTGCAGGCCGCGGATTATTCCTCGGTGTCGTTCTACCTGAACGGCGTCAAGGCCACCGGCACCGACGATGCCGACACCCTGATGAAATGGATGAAGTCGAACAAGATCAACGACTTCTACGCCAAAGACGGCTACGTGCGCAAAGACGGCCGCATGATCCACGAGATGTACCTGATGCAGGTGAAGACCCCCGAAGAATCCAAGGGCCCCTGGGACTACTACAAGGTGGTTGCCAACCTGCCCGGCGACGAGGTCTACACCAAGCCGTCCGAGTCGGCCTGCAAGCTCTTCAAACAGTAA
- the pncB gene encoding nicotinate phosphoribosyltransferase codes for MIITSLLDTDLYKFSMMQVVLHHFPAAQVEYRYKCRTPGVNLRPYLDEIRAEVHALCQLRFTEEELQYLGSLRFIKSDFVDFLGLFHLPERCISIGEGEQAGEIAITVTGPWLHTILFEIPVLAIVNEVYFRNTRRHPDWEEGRQRLQSKMHLVLDDPALAEFRVAEYGTRRRFSKLWHEEIVSTMKAQMGVHFAGTSNVLLAMRHNVLPLGTMGHEYLQACQALGPRLRDSQVFALEVWAKEYRGDLGIALSDVYGMDAFLRDFDMYFCKLFDGARHDSGDPFVWGERLLDHYRSNRVDPRAKTLVFSDSLTFPRAIELARQFAGRCKVSFGIGTNLTNDLGHEPLQIVMKMVRCNGQPVAKVSDAPEKTMCDDPAYLAYLRQVFQLPPA; via the coding sequence ATGATAATTACTTCGCTGCTCGACACCGACCTGTACAAGTTCAGCATGATGCAGGTGGTGCTGCATCACTTTCCCGCTGCGCAGGTCGAATATCGCTACAAGTGCCGCACCCCGGGGGTGAACCTGCGGCCCTATCTGGATGAGATCCGTGCCGAAGTGCACGCATTGTGCCAGTTGCGTTTCACCGAAGAAGAACTGCAGTACCTGGGCAGTTTGCGTTTTATCAAAAGTGATTTCGTCGATTTCCTGGGGCTGTTCCATTTGCCCGAGCGCTGCATTTCCATCGGCGAGGGCGAGCAGGCCGGCGAGATCGCCATTACGGTGACCGGCCCCTGGCTGCACACGATTCTGTTCGAGATCCCGGTGCTGGCCATTGTCAACGAGGTCTATTTCCGCAATACGCGCCGCCATCCCGACTGGGAAGAAGGCCGCCAGCGCCTGCAGTCGAAGATGCACCTGGTGCTCGACGACCCCGCGCTGGCCGAGTTCCGCGTGGCCGAATACGGCACGCGGCGGCGTTTCTCGAAGCTGTGGCACGAAGAAATCGTGTCGACCATGAAGGCCCAGATGGGCGTGCATTTCGCCGGCACCAGCAACGTGCTGCTGGCGATGCGGCATAACGTGCTGCCGCTGGGCACGATGGGCCACGAATACCTGCAGGCCTGCCAGGCGCTGGGGCCGCGGCTGCGCGACTCGCAGGTGTTCGCGCTGGAAGTCTGGGCCAAGGAATACCGCGGCGACCTGGGCATCGCGCTGTCCGATGTGTACGGCATGGACGCCTTCCTGCGCGATTTCGATATGTATTTCTGCAAGCTGTTCGACGGCGCGCGCCATGATTCGGGCGACCCGTTCGTGTGGGGCGAACGGCTGCTGGATCACTATCGCAGCAACCGCGTCGACCCGCGCGCCAAGACCCTGGTGTTCTCGGATTCACTCACTTTCCCGCGCGCCATCGAACTGGCCAGGCAGTTTGCCGGCCGCTGCAAGGTGTCGTTCGGCATCGGCACCAACCTTACCAACGACCTGGGCCACGAGCCGCTGCAGATCGTGATGAAGATGGTCCGCTGCAATGGCCAGCCCGTGGCCAAGGTGTCGGATGCGCCCGAGAAGACCATGTGCGACGATCCCGCCTACCTGGCCTACCTGCGCCAGGTGTTCCAGTTGCCGCCGGCCTGA
- a CDS encoding ABC transporter ATP-binding protein gives MSTPALEISGLQAWYGESHILHGVDLRVAQGEVVTLLGRNGAGRTTTLRAILGLTGSRKGSVRIHGTEAIDLPTYKIAHLGVGYCPEERGIFASLSCEENLLLPPAVGGALGGGMSLTEIYDMFPNLHERRNSPGTRLSGGEQQMLAVARILRTGANLLLLDEISEGLAPVIVQALARMITALKQRGYTIVMVEQNFRFAAPLSDRFYVMEHGQIVEHFEASELQQKQDTLNELLGV, from the coding sequence ATGAGTACCCCGGCACTGGAAATCTCCGGCCTGCAGGCCTGGTACGGCGAATCGCACATCCTGCACGGCGTCGACCTGCGGGTGGCGCAGGGCGAAGTGGTAACGCTGCTGGGGCGCAACGGCGCCGGCCGCACCACCACGCTGCGCGCCATATTGGGCTTGACCGGCTCCCGCAAGGGCTCGGTGCGCATCCACGGCACCGAAGCCATCGACCTGCCCACCTACAAGATTGCCCACCTGGGCGTGGGCTACTGTCCCGAAGAGCGCGGCATCTTCGCCAGCCTGTCGTGCGAAGAGAACCTGCTCTTGCCGCCCGCGGTGGGCGGCGCCCTGGGCGGCGGCATGTCGCTGACCGAAATCTACGACATGTTCCCCAACCTGCACGAACGCCGCAATTCGCCGGGCACGCGCCTGTCGGGCGGCGAGCAGCAGATGCTGGCGGTGGCGCGCATCCTGCGCACCGGCGCCAACCTGCTGCTGCTCGACGAAATATCGGAAGGCCTGGCGCCGGTCATCGTGCAGGCGCTGGCGCGCATGATCACGGCGCTGAAACAACGCGGCTACACCATTGTGATGGTCGAACAGAACTTCCGCTTCGCCGCGCCGCTGTCCGACCGTTTCTACGTCATGGAACACGGCCAGATCGTCGAGCACTTCGAGGCCAGTGAACTTCAACAGAAACAGGATACGCTCAACGAATTGCTGGGCGTATAG
- the nth gene encoding endonuclease III gives MNAAKRQAIFARLQAANPHPTTELEYDTPFQLLIAVLLSAQATDKSVNLATRKFFPRYGTPQAMLALGEDGLAEYIKTIGLYRTKAKNAIATCRLLIERHGGAVPQTREALEALPGVGRKTANVVLNTAFGQPTMAVDTHIFRVSNRTGIAPGKNVLEVEHKLEKFVPAEYMQDAHHWLILHGRYVCVARKPKCPQCGIADLCEFKQKTLPQ, from the coding sequence ATGAACGCAGCCAAGCGCCAGGCCATCTTCGCCCGCCTGCAAGCCGCCAACCCCCATCCGACCACCGAACTCGAATACGACACGCCCTTTCAACTGCTGATCGCGGTGCTGCTGTCGGCGCAGGCCACCGACAAATCGGTGAACCTGGCCACGCGCAAATTCTTCCCGCGCTATGGCACCCCCCAGGCCATGCTGGCGCTGGGCGAAGACGGCCTGGCCGAGTACATCAAGACCATCGGCCTGTACCGCACCAAGGCCAAGAACGCCATTGCCACCTGCCGGCTGCTGATCGAACGCCATGGCGGCGCCGTGCCGCAAACGCGCGAAGCGCTGGAAGCCTTGCCCGGGGTAGGCCGCAAGACGGCCAACGTGGTGCTGAACACGGCCTTCGGCCAGCCCACCATGGCGGTGGACACGCACATTTTCCGCGTGTCGAACCGCACCGGCATCGCGCCGGGCAAGAATGTGCTGGAAGTCGAACACAAACTGGAAAAATTCGTACCGGCTGAATACATGCAGGATGCCCACCACTGGCTGATCCTGCATGGCCGCTACGTCTGTGTGGCGCGCAAGCCGAAATGCCCGCAATGCGGCATCGCGGACCTCTGCGAATTCAAGCAAAAGACCCTGCCGCAATAG
- a CDS encoding DUF3309 domain-containing protein, which produces MGTILLIILILLLIGAFPSWPYSRGWGYYPSGLLGLVVIILIVMLLTGRL; this is translated from the coding sequence ATGGGTACTATCCTGCTGATCATCCTGATCCTGCTGCTGATCGGGGCCTTTCCAAGCTGGCCGTACAGCCGCGGCTGGGGGTACTACCCAAGCGGCCTGCTGGGCCTGGTGGTGATCATCCTGATCGTGATGCTGCTTACCGGCAGGCTATAG
- a CDS encoding ferredoxin--NADP reductase, whose translation MTDSKYTRQTVTQVHTWVPGKLFSVRTTRDPAFQFQAGQFARVGLPAADAPDAPPTVWRAYSMVSAPHEDGLEFYSIVVPEGLFSPRLALLQPGDALYIEKNPFGFLTIDRFAPGGDLWLLATGTGLSAYLSILRDPATWQTFRRIILVHGVRTASELAYRDEIQQWRHQPAYARHFQQDPRKLVYLPIATREALPGAPQERLTTLIADGRLEQLAGAALDPQQSKIMLCGNPAMLSDARKLLSGRGFAPGRRGIPGNLAVENYW comes from the coding sequence ATGACCGATTCCAAGTACACGCGCCAGACCGTCACCCAAGTCCACACCTGGGTCCCGGGCAAGCTGTTCTCGGTGCGCACCACCCGCGACCCGGCGTTCCAGTTCCAGGCCGGGCAATTCGCCCGCGTGGGGCTGCCGGCCGCCGACGCCCCCGATGCGCCGCCCACCGTATGGCGCGCCTATTCCATGGTGTCGGCGCCGCACGAAGACGGGCTGGAGTTCTATTCCATCGTCGTGCCCGAGGGGCTGTTCAGCCCGCGGCTGGCCCTGCTGCAGCCGGGCGACGCCCTCTACATCGAGAAAAACCCCTTCGGCTTCCTGACCATCGACCGCTTCGCGCCCGGCGGCGACCTGTGGCTGCTGGCCACCGGCACGGGGCTGTCGGCCTACCTGTCCATCCTGCGCGACCCGGCCACCTGGCAGACCTTCCGGCGCATCATCCTGGTGCACGGCGTGCGCACGGCCAGCGAGCTGGCCTACCGCGACGAAATCCAGCAGTGGCGCCACCAGCCGGCCTACGCCCGGCACTTCCAGCAAGACCCGCGCAAGCTGGTGTACCTGCCCATTGCCACCCGGGAAGCTCTGCCCGGCGCGCCCCAGGAACGGCTTACCACGCTCATCGCCGACGGCCGCCTCGAGCAGCTGGCCGGCGCGGCCCTCGACCCGCAGCAGTCCAAGATCATGCTGTGCGGCAATCCGGCCATGCTTTCCGACGCCCGCAAACTGCTTTCGGGGCGGGGCTTCGCCCCTGGCCGGCGCGGCATCCCGGGCAATCTGGCCGTCGAAAACTACTGGTAA
- a CDS encoding flavodoxin family protein — translation MKRLLIVWHSRTGAARQMARALVRGARQAGIALELADRLHVTLRRARLVEPADLLAADGYLFCAPENLAGLSGEMKECFDRCYYGALDRIEGRPYALAISAGTDGAGAARQAERICTGWRLRAAAPALIERNGAQTPQAILAPKTVPAAALRRCEELGGLLAATLLAGEE, via the coding sequence ATGAAGCGCCTGCTGATCGTGTGGCATTCGCGTACCGGCGCGGCCCGGCAGATGGCGCGCGCGCTGGTGCGCGGGGCGCGCCAGGCGGGCATTGCGCTGGAACTGGCCGACCGATTGCATGTAACCTTGCGCCGCGCCCGGCTGGTCGAGCCCGCCGACCTGCTGGCCGCCGACGGCTACCTGTTCTGCGCGCCCGAGAACCTGGCCGGCCTGAGCGGCGAGATGAAAGAATGCTTCGACCGCTGCTACTACGGGGCCCTGGACCGGATCGAGGGCCGGCCCTATGCGCTGGCGATCAGCGCCGGCACCGATGGGGCCGGCGCGGCCCGCCAGGCTGAACGCATCTGCACCGGCTGGCGGCTGCGCGCCGCGGCTCCCGCCCTGATCGAACGCAACGGCGCCCAGACGCCGCAAGCCATCCTGGCGCCCAAGACCGTGCCGGCCGCCGCGCTGCGGCGCTGCGAAGAACTGGGCGGGCTGCTGGCGGCCACCCTGCTGGCCGGCGAAGAATGA